A single genomic interval of Corylus avellana chromosome ca10, CavTom2PMs-1.0 harbors:
- the LOC132163015 gene encoding uncharacterized protein LOC132163015, with protein sequence MAAEPTFPQLVTFSNFNLNKLTQDNYPTWLPQVIPHLKGGNLFGYVDGSIPCPRPSITTVKEHISSTTMNLAYLHWEMQDQIILGFLTSAISERMISHVASCKTSNQAWTKVETLFASQSKARILNVYFQLATLKKANLSIVDYFHKFQTLIDALATVNKPLSDLEKQLFLLARLGSEYTPFVTFVTTRTDILSIKEIYAHLLAHELYLEQTQPAMDVSDVAVHLASQNPPHRGGCSNRGGYYNFGRGSSFNRGGYRGYGRGSFPTGRGSYNRGSSSTSPLC encoded by the coding sequence ATGGCAGCCGAACCCACTTTTCCTCAACTTGTTACCTTCTCCAACTTCAACCTCAACAAACTCACTCAAGACAATTACCCTACATGGTTGCCCCAAGTCATTCCACATCTCAAAGGGGGTAATCTTTTTGGGTATGTTGATGGATCTATTCCATGCCCACGGCCCTCCATCACCACCGTGAAGGAGCACATTTCCTCCACTACGATGAATCTGGCCTATCTCCACTGGGAGATGCAAGATCAAATCATCCTCGGTTTCCTCACCTCCGCCATATCGGAAAGGATGATATCTCATGTAGCAAGCTGCAAAACGTCCAACCAAGCTTGGACCAAAGTAGAGACCCTCTTTGCGTCTCAATCCAAAGCACGTATTTTAAACGTGTACTTTCAGTTAGCCACTTTGAAGAAAGCCAACCTATCCATCGTTGATTATTTCCACAAGTTTCAGACTCTCATCGATGCCCTTGCAACCGTCAATAAACCTCTCAGTGATCTTGAGAAACAACTGTTTCTCCTTGCAAGACTTGGTTCAGAATACACCCCTTTTGTCACCTTTGTTACAACAAGAACTGACATCCTCTCCATTAAAGAAATTTATGCTCACCTATTGGCCCATGAGCTGTATCTTGAACAAACTCAACCAGCCATGGACGTCTCAGATGTAGCTGTGCATCTTGCCTCCCAAAATCCACCTCACCGGGGTGGTTGTAGCAATCGTGGAGGCTATTACAATTTCGGTCGTGGCTCCTCCTTCAACCGTGGAGGCTATCGTGGCTATGGCCGTGGCTCCTTCCCAACTGGCCGTGGCTCCTACAACCGTGGATCCTCTTCTACAAGTCCTCTTTGCTAG